The Nocardioides humi genome includes a region encoding these proteins:
- a CDS encoding 4-hydroxyphenylacetate 3-hydroxylase family protein, which translates to MTDTLAPETSAAADGPPTVNPAADSPANRQTNFASRPMTGDEYIESLKDGREIYLHGERVKDVTTHPAFRNPIRMTARLYDALHTGPHVDELTVPTDTGNGGVTMPFFKTPTSSADLLKERDAIARWARMTWGWMGRSPDYKASFLGTLHANKELYAPFQDNAERWYRESQEKVLYWNHAIINPPVDRNLPPDEVGDVYMKVEKETDAGLVVSGAKVVATGSAITNYNFIAHYGLPIRKKQFALICTVPMDAPGIKLICRSSYTEQAARNGTPFDYPLSSRMDENDTIFVFDKVLVPWENVFMYGDVDRINAFFPQSGFLPRFTFQGCTRLAVKLDFIAGLLLKALETTGSGDFRGVQTRVGEVIGWRNLFWSLTESMARDPEPWVGDAVIPKLEYGLTYRMFMIHGYPRVKEIIEQDVASGLIYLPSGSADFKSAEVRPYLDKYVRGSNGITAVDRVKVMKALWDSIGSEFGGRHELYERNYSGNHENVKAELLFAAQNRGIVDRMKGFADEFLGEYDLDGWTVPDLF; encoded by the coding sequence ATGACCGACACCCTCGCACCCGAGACGAGCGCTGCCGCCGACGGTCCGCCGACCGTCAACCCGGCCGCGGACTCGCCGGCCAACCGGCAGACCAACTTCGCCTCCCGCCCGATGACCGGCGACGAGTACATCGAGAGCCTCAAGGACGGCCGGGAGATCTACCTCCACGGCGAGCGGGTGAAGGACGTCACCACGCACCCGGCGTTCCGCAACCCGATCCGGATGACCGCCCGCCTGTACGACGCCCTGCACACCGGACCGCACGTCGACGAGCTCACCGTGCCCACCGACACCGGCAACGGCGGCGTGACGATGCCCTTCTTCAAGACCCCGACCTCCTCGGCGGACCTGCTCAAGGAGCGCGACGCGATCGCGCGCTGGGCGAGGATGACGTGGGGCTGGATGGGCCGCAGCCCCGACTACAAGGCGAGCTTCCTCGGCACGCTGCACGCCAACAAGGAGCTCTACGCGCCGTTCCAGGACAACGCCGAGCGGTGGTACCGCGAGTCGCAGGAGAAGGTCCTCTACTGGAACCACGCGATCATCAACCCGCCGGTGGACCGCAACCTGCCGCCGGACGAGGTCGGCGACGTCTACATGAAGGTCGAGAAGGAGACCGACGCCGGCCTGGTCGTCTCCGGCGCCAAGGTGGTCGCGACCGGCTCGGCGATCACCAACTACAACTTCATCGCGCACTACGGTCTGCCGATCCGCAAGAAGCAGTTCGCGCTGATCTGCACCGTCCCGATGGACGCCCCCGGCATCAAGCTGATCTGCCGCTCGTCGTACACCGAGCAGGCCGCGAGGAACGGCACCCCCTTCGACTACCCCCTGTCGAGCCGGATGGACGAGAACGACACCATCTTCGTCTTCGACAAGGTGCTGGTGCCCTGGGAGAACGTCTTCATGTACGGCGACGTGGACCGCATCAACGCATTCTTCCCCCAGTCCGGCTTCCTCCCGCGGTTCACCTTCCAGGGCTGCACCCGGCTGGCGGTGAAGCTCGACTTCATCGCCGGCCTGCTTCTGAAGGCCCTCGAGACCACCGGCTCCGGCGACTTCCGCGGCGTGCAGACCCGGGTCGGCGAGGTCATCGGCTGGCGCAACCTGTTCTGGTCGCTGACCGAGTCGATGGCCCGCGACCCCGAGCCGTGGGTGGGCGACGCGGTGATCCCGAAGCTGGAGTACGGCCTGACCTACCGGATGTTCATGATCCACGGCTATCCGCGGGTCAAGGAGATCATCGAGCAGGACGTCGCCTCCGGCCTGATCTACCTGCCGTCCGGCTCCGCCGACTTCAAGTCCGCGGAGGTGCGCCCGTACCTCGACAAGTACGTCCGCGGCTCCAACGGCATCACCGCCGTGGACCGCGTGAAGGTGATGAAGGCGCTGTGGGACTCGATCGGGTCGGAGTTCGGCGGCCGGCACGAGCTGTACGAGCGCAACTACTCGGGCAACCACGAGAACGTGAAGGCCGAGCTGCTCTTCGCCGCCCAGAACCGGGGCATCGTCGACCGGATGAAGGGCTTCGCCGACGAGTTCCTCGGCGAGTACGACCTCGACGGCTGGACGGTCCCCGACCTGTTCTGA
- a CDS encoding flavin reductase family protein has protein sequence MDPRTLRSTFGRFATGVTVITCRTPDGAHHGATVTAFTPISLDPPLVQVALTRTSKAAAYLDGASFAVNVLASDQVDVAMHFAGRPGPDPVPWCDGATAPSLRGTAATITCRAHRTDDGGDHLLFLGEVVDVVSTGRPPLLFHDSAFHQIGRRSSDVVWLGCQDDPHTSWFGALVPADTHY, from the coding sequence ATGGACCCGCGCACCCTGCGGTCGACCTTCGGCCGCTTCGCGACCGGCGTCACCGTCATCACCTGCCGTACGCCGGACGGCGCGCACCACGGCGCGACGGTCACCGCGTTCACCCCGATCTCCCTGGACCCGCCGCTGGTCCAGGTGGCGCTGACCCGGACGTCGAAGGCGGCGGCGTACCTCGACGGCGCGTCCTTCGCCGTCAACGTGCTGGCCTCCGACCAGGTCGACGTCGCGATGCACTTCGCGGGCCGGCCGGGCCCGGACCCGGTGCCGTGGTGCGACGGCGCCACGGCGCCCTCCCTGCGCGGTACGGCGGCCACCATCACCTGCCGCGCGCACCGCACCGACGACGGCGGCGACCACCTGCTGTTCCTCGGCGAGGTGGTCGACGTGGTCAGCACCGGCCGACCGCCGCTGCTGTTCCACGACAGCGCCTTCCACCAGATCGGCCGCCGTTCGTCCGACGTCGTCTGGCTCGGCTGCCAGGACGACCCCCACACCAGCTGGTTCGGCGCGCTCGTGCCGGCCGACACCCACTACTGA